The following is a genomic window from Salinibacterium sp. UTAS2018.
CACGGAGACGTAGACGGCAAGAACGCCGCCTCCGCCAATCAATCGCACTGAGCCTTCGTCGACCCGAGCCGCTCGGCTCAAGAAAACTTGCAGATCGCCCAGCGCGAGGGAATCGATCACAGTAAACGTTGCAGTCATAGGCCTCTAAACTACAGGCATGAGCGACCCTATGTCTGGGCTTCTGACTGCCCTCGATCTGACCGACACCGGCGCACGAACGAGCGAAGACATTTTCACTGGTCCCAGCCAGTGGATGCCCCAGGGCCGGGTCTTCGGAGGTCAGGTGTTAGCTCAGGCTCTCGTCGCCGCGCAGCGCACCATTGCCGATGACCGCTCGGTGCACTCGATGCACGGCTACTTCCTCCGCCCGGGCGATATCAATCTCCCCATCACCTTCTCCGTCGACCGCATTCACGACGGCCGCTCGTTCTCCACTCGTCGCACGCAGGCGTATCAAGACGGCGTGCCGATTCTGTCGGCCATCGCCTCATTCCAAGATGACGACGAGGGTCTCGATCACCAGATCGATATGCCTGCTGGGCTGCCCGATCCCGAGTCCTTGCCGACCACCGCAGAAGTGTTAGCGGAGTTCGATCATCCGGTCGCCCGTTATTGGGCCTCAGAGCGTCCCTTCGACATGCGCTACGTGACGTCGCCGATCTTTCTCGGCGTTGATGGGGGCACGGTCGGACATCAGGCTGTCTGGCTCAAGTCGGTGGGCCCCATGCCTGACGACATGAACCTTCACCGCGCCGCCCTGGCTTATGCCAGCGACTACTCCATCTTGGAATCGATCATGCGTCGCCACGGCTTGGCGTGGGTCACGCCCGGCATCAAGGTTGCCAGCCTCGATCACGCCATGTGGTGGCACCGCGACGCCCGAGTGGATGAGTGGCTTCTCTATGTACAGGAGTCACCAAACGCGATTGGTGGCCGCGGCCTCTCGCAAGGGCGCATCTACGACCGCGCGGGGCGCTTGATCGCCAGTGTGGCGCAAGAAGGAATGGTTCGCCCTCCGCGCTAGCCGACGCTCATTTCGTCAAATTGGACGGTCAATTCGAGACCGTTGGGTAACAAAAGAATAACGAACGCGACCCCGTTCGATCCCTACTGTGCCGCGGATGTGTCGCCGAACCCGTACTGAGATGTCCCCGCTTTGGCGGACTCCAGCCTGCAAAAACCCTCAAAAAACGTTACCGTTGATATCGGCCTTGCCCCCGGTGTGCCCGTTTCTGGGTCCTGTCGGCAAGGTGCTACGAATCAGGCCGCGCGCGCCACCCCAGTAGTGGGATGACGTTCGTACGGTTGTTTCGCAGTGGAGTTGCTCCGAAAGCGCTCCCCTATCGTTTCCCATAAGAACCACCTAGGGATTCGACAGAGCCCTGCGATCAACCCGGACCGTAATCGAGAGAAGCGAAGCCCTCAAGGTGCCGAGTAATCAGGAGAACGTGACCGAGAAATTTGCTGTCAGCGCCAAAAATATCTACAAGGTTTTTGGACGTCGTCCCAATGAAGCAGTAGAGAGGCTCCAGCACGGCGCCTCCCGTGATGAGATCACCGACCTGGGAACCGCAGCCGTTATCGACGCGAGCTTCGACGTTTTGCCCGGCGAAATCTTCGTCGTCATGGGTCTTTCCGGTTCAGGAAAGTCGACCCTCATCCGCATGCTTAACGGACTCTGGGACACGACATCCGGAACCGTCACCGTCGGTGACGACCTCATCACCGGAATCTCAGCCGCCAAGCTGCGCGACGTACGCCGTCGCCGCATCTCCATGGTGTTCCAGCACTTCGCCCTCTTCCCGCACCGCAGCGTTCTCGAAAACGCCGCCTACGCGCTTGAAGTTCAGGGCATCCCCCGCGAAGAGCGTCTCGCTCGCGCCCAGAAGACCATTGACCTCGTCGGCCTCAAGGGCTGGGGCCACAAGATGCCCTCCGAGCTTTCCGGTGGAATGCAGCAACGCGTCGGCCTCGCCCGCGCCCTTGCCGCCGACACCGACGTTCTCCTTATGGACGAGGCCTTCAGCGCGCTCGACCCACTGATCCGCCGCGAAATGCAAGAGCAGCTGCTCGAACTGCAGCACGAGCTCGGCAAGACCATCATCTTCATCACTCACGACCTCAACGAAGCCATGTTCTTGGGTGACCGCATTGCGGTTATGCGAGACGGCCGCATCGTTCAGATCGGTACGCCCGAAGACATCCTGACCGACCCTGCCAACGACTACGTTGAGCAGTTTGTTCAAGACGTTGACCGCGCTCGTGTGCTTACGGCAGCCAGCGTGATGGAACCCGCGCGTTCCACCGTTCTTGCGACCGCCGGCCCCCGTGCCGCACTCAAGACCATGCGCGACCTTCAAACGTCGACCGCGTTCGTGCTCGGCCGAGACCGCAAGCTGCAGGGAATCGTGCGTGACGCCGATGCCATGAAACTCGTTCGCAAGGGCGTCAGCGACCTGTCATCGATCCTGAGCGACGAGTACAACGCCGTTCAAGAAGACACGTATCTTTCCGAGCTGTTCGTGCCCTCCGTCGAGAGCCCGCTGCCGCTCGCTGTTGTGGATGCCAACGGTCGCCTCATGGGCGTCGTTCCCCGCGTCACTCTGCTTGCTGCTCTCGGCAACGTGTCAACGGACACGGGCGAACTCCAAGTTATTGAACCCCCGCTGACCGTATCGACCGCCGTCATCACCGACGCCCTCGATGCCAGCGCTGACGCCAGCGCTGCAGCCATTGCTACCGGCGATACAAGCTCCGACGCGAAGGAGGACGCACGATGAACGACTTCCTCAGAATTCCCCTCGGCCAGTGGGTCGAAAACGGCATTGATTTCATCACCGACACCTTCGGTTTCGTCTTTGACTTCATCAAGCTGATCATTTCCTCGGTCGCCGACGGCATGAACTTCGTGTTCACGTCGCCGCCGTTCTGGGTCATGCTCATCATCTTCGCCGTACTTGCCTTCGTGGCTCGTGGATGGCTGTTCTCACTGGGAACCACACTCGGCTTTCTCTTGATCCTTAGCTTGGATCAGTGGGAAAACGCGATGGACACCATGGCGCTCGTTCTGGTTGCCGCGGCTATCGCCGTGTTTATCAGCGTTCCGCTCGGAATCCTCGCCGCGAAGTACCGCACGGTTTCCACAATCGTGAAGCCCATTCTCGACTTCTTGCAGACAATGCCAGCCTTCGTCTACTTGATCCCGGCCCTCATCCTGTTCCGCATCGGTGACGTTCCTGGAATCGTTGCAACCGTGCTCTTTGCGCTTGCTCCCGGTGTTCGACTCACCGAACTCGGCATCCGCGGTGTTGACAGCGAAGTTGTTGAAGCCGGTCAGGCCTTCGGCTCATCGCCGGGCCGCATCCTGCGTCAAATTCAGCTTCCCCTGGCACTGCCGTCCATCATGGCCGGTATCAACCAGGTGATCATGCTGTCACTCTCCATGGTCGTTATCGCGTCCATGGTTGGTGCTGGCGGCCTCGGTCAGCCCGTTATCCAGAGCCTGAGCCGTGCGGATGTCGCACTCGGCTTCGAAGCTGGACTTTCGGTAGTGATCTTGGCCATCTTCCTTGACCGTCTCACCGCATCCTTCGGTTCGGGCAAGGGTTACTTCCGATTCATCATCGAATCATTCAATGTTCGTGGTCGTCGCGCAGAATCTGCAGCAGTGGATGCTGCCGCAAACAGCGACGCCGCAACAACCGAACCTGCGGAACTCACTCCTCCCGTTCGCTAATTTTCGGGCGCCCACCCGCGCTCGTTTCCCCGCATGCAGAGAACCCTGTGTGCATCGACGTCAACATCGTCGCGCTTTAGCGTTGACAGAAAAGGACGACACCATGAAGAAGCAGACACGCGCTGCAATTGCAATCGGAGCCGCTGCGCTCCTCGGTCTCTCAGCTTGCGCTGCAGGCGGAGACGACATGGCTAGCGGAGACGCTGCTGAGAGCAAGGATCTCAGCATTGCCGTATTCAACGGATGGCCTGAGGGCGAAGCAGTTTCGTACCTCTGGAAGGCAATCCTTGAAGAAAAGGGCTACAACGTAGAGCTCGAATACGCTGACGTAACCCCGATCTTCTCGGGTCTCAGCACCGGTGACTACGACATCGCGCTTGACGGATGGCTCCCCATCACTCACGCCAGCCTGATGGAAGAATACGGCGACTCGATCGAGGACCTCGGCGCATGGAACAGCGAAGCGGGACTGACCGTTGCTGTAAACGCAGATGCACCGATCGACTCGCTCGAAGAGCTTGCAGCTAACGCTGACAAGTTCGGCGACCGTATCGTCGGCATCGAGCCTGGTGCAGGCCTCACCGAAGCCGTCATGAACAACACCATGCCGACCTACGGCCTTGACGACATGGAACTGTTGACCTCGTCGACTCCCGCCATGCTCGCTGAACTGCAGGCTGCACTCGACAACGGCGAGAACATTGCCGTGACTCTCTGGCGTCCGCACTGGGCCTACGATGCATTCGACATCAAGGACCTTGCTGACCCCGAGGGAACGCTCGGCGACGTTGAAGAAATCCACTCCTTCGCTCGCGACACCTTGAGCGACGACATGCCTGAGGTTACCCAGTGGATCTCGAGCTTCAAGATGGACTCCGAGCTGCTTTACTCGCTCGAGAACGTCATGTACAACGAGTACGAGGGAACCGACTTCGAGCCCATCGTTGCAGACTGGATCGCAGCGAACCAGGACTACGTAGACGGCCTCACCAGCTAATACTGGTGTAGCTCTCAGCGCCTCGGTGCTGTAACTCACGAAAAGGGGTCGCCTTCGGGCGGCCCCTTTTTGCGTGCGCACGGCACCCCTCCATCTCGCGCTAGGGTCGAAGGGTGTCAGCTACCGAGAACCCCGTCGTCATCATCGCTCCCGACTCGTTCAAAGGCAGCCTGAGCGCTGCGGATGCCGCCGCCGCTCTTGAGCGTGGCGCCCGCGAGATGCTCCCCGACACCGCCACCGTGCTGACGTTTCCCATGGCCGACGGCGGAGAAGGCTCTCTCGACGCCGTTCTCGCCGCCTGGCTTCAGCCGCCGCTGACCATGATGACCGTCGACGCCATCGGTCGCGAGCGCGAAGCCAGCTACGGGCTCGACCTCGACGGCAAACGCGCCGTCATTGAGGCCGCTCAGGCCAGCGGGCTCCCCCACGTGCTCGACGTGGAACCTCAACCGCTGCGTGCCGACAGCTACGGTGTTGGTCTCATCGCCGCCCACGTCATTGAACGCGGCGCGCGCGACATAACCCTGTTTCTCGGCGGCTCTGCTAGCACCGACGGCGGCTCAGGGCTGCTGCGCGCCCTCGGTGCGCGATTCCTCGACGACACCGGCACAGAGTTGGCACCCGGCGGTGGCGCGCTCACCTCCCTCACAACGATCGACCTCAGCGGGCTCTTGCCCGGCGTGCTGGAGACGACATGGCGCATCGCCGTCGACGTGACCAACCCACTGACCGGGAGTCGGGGCGCAGCTCAGGTCTTCGGGCCTCAGAAAGGGGCAACGGCATCTGATGTTGCGGTGTTGGATGCCGGACTCACGCGCTTGACAGAGGTGCTGGCTTCGACACCGCTCGCTGCCGAGCGCGGTTTCTCCGCGGCCGGGATTGCAGCACTCCCGGGAATCGGTGCCGCCGGCGGTACAGCCGCACCACTCGTCGCACTCTTCGGGGCGGAGCTCGAACGTGGTGCTCAGCTCGTCGCCGATACCATCGGCCTCAGTGACGTCAT
Proteins encoded in this region:
- a CDS encoding acyl-CoA thioesterase II, with translation MSGLLTALDLTDTGARTSEDIFTGPSQWMPQGRVFGGQVLAQALVAAQRTIADDRSVHSMHGYFLRPGDINLPITFSVDRIHDGRSFSTRRTQAYQDGVPILSAIASFQDDDEGLDHQIDMPAGLPDPESLPTTAEVLAEFDHPVARYWASERPFDMRYVTSPIFLGVDGGTVGHQAVWLKSVGPMPDDMNLHRAALAYASDYSILESIMRRHGLAWVTPGIKVASLDHAMWWHRDARVDEWLLYVQESPNAIGGRGLSQGRIYDRAGRLIASVAQEGMVRPPR
- a CDS encoding glycine betaine/L-proline ABC transporter ATP-binding protein translates to MTEKFAVSAKNIYKVFGRRPNEAVERLQHGASRDEITDLGTAAVIDASFDVLPGEIFVVMGLSGSGKSTLIRMLNGLWDTTSGTVTVGDDLITGISAAKLRDVRRRRISMVFQHFALFPHRSVLENAAYALEVQGIPREERLARAQKTIDLVGLKGWGHKMPSELSGGMQQRVGLARALAADTDVLLMDEAFSALDPLIRREMQEQLLELQHELGKTIIFITHDLNEAMFLGDRIAVMRDGRIVQIGTPEDILTDPANDYVEQFVQDVDRARVLTAASVMEPARSTVLATAGPRAALKTMRDLQTSTAFVLGRDRKLQGIVRDADAMKLVRKGVSDLSSILSDEYNAVQEDTYLSELFVPSVESPLPLAVVDANGRLMGVVPRVTLLAALGNVSTDTGELQVIEPPLTVSTAVITDALDASADASAAAIATGDTSSDAKEDAR
- a CDS encoding proline/glycine betaine ABC transporter permease yields the protein MNDFLRIPLGQWVENGIDFITDTFGFVFDFIKLIISSVADGMNFVFTSPPFWVMLIIFAVLAFVARGWLFSLGTTLGFLLILSLDQWENAMDTMALVLVAAAIAVFISVPLGILAAKYRTVSTIVKPILDFLQTMPAFVYLIPALILFRIGDVPGIVATVLFALAPGVRLTELGIRGVDSEVVEAGQAFGSSPGRILRQIQLPLALPSIMAGINQVIMLSLSMVVIASMVGAGGLGQPVIQSLSRADVALGFEAGLSVVILAIFLDRLTASFGSGKGYFRFIIESFNVRGRRAESAAVDAAANSDAATTEPAELTPPVR
- a CDS encoding glycine betaine ABC transporter substrate-binding protein — translated: MKKQTRAAIAIGAAALLGLSACAAGGDDMASGDAAESKDLSIAVFNGWPEGEAVSYLWKAILEEKGYNVELEYADVTPIFSGLSTGDYDIALDGWLPITHASLMEEYGDSIEDLGAWNSEAGLTVAVNADAPIDSLEELAANADKFGDRIVGIEPGAGLTEAVMNNTMPTYGLDDMELLTSSTPAMLAELQAALDNGENIAVTLWRPHWAYDAFDIKDLADPEGTLGDVEEIHSFARDTLSDDMPEVTQWISSFKMDSELLYSLENVMYNEYEGTDFEPIVADWIAANQDYVDGLTS
- a CDS encoding glycerate kinase, which translates into the protein MSATENPVVIIAPDSFKGSLSAADAAAALERGAREMLPDTATVLTFPMADGGEGSLDAVLAAWLQPPLTMMTVDAIGREREASYGLDLDGKRAVIEAAQASGLPHVLDVEPQPLRADSYGVGLIAAHVIERGARDITLFLGGSASTDGGSGLLRALGARFLDDTGTELAPGGGALTSLTTIDLSGLLPGVLETTWRIAVDVTNPLTGSRGAAQVFGPQKGATASDVAVLDAGLTRLTEVLASTPLAAERGFSAAGIAALPGIGAAGGTAAPLVALFGAELERGAQLVADTIGLSDVIGTADVIISGEGRLDAQSLDGKVVDYLRGSKSSTGFLVVVAAIVDLTIDQWSAAGIDAALPLGSGVENRKELFQFAAPLLEARGAHAIAEWLDPTDLDEEFRDDDDEPSSDFA